TGGCAACTGTGGCAGTTTGGCAAAATCGGTTATTCCATCGCCTTTATCTACTGCGCCTGTGCTGCCCTGCGTTTGGCGCTGTTCAACACGCTCATCGGCAAAGTCGATAAACGCTGGTTTATCGGCGTTCCAAGCCCGACCGCCGCAGCGTTGATTGTCGGCCTGATTTGGGTTAACCACAGCTTTGAACGCTTCCCCGGCGTGCATTGGTGGGCATTGGGCATTACCCTGTTTGCCGGCATTTCCATGATTGTGCAGATTCCGTTTTGGAGCTTTAAAGAAATCAACGTCCGCCGCCAAGTGCCGTTTATGGGCATGGTGTTGGCCGTATTGATTCTGCTTTTGATCAATTGGGAGCCCTCGCTCGTCCTCTTCCTATTTTTCCTCGGTTACAGCCTGTCCGGTTATGTGATGGCAGTCATCCGTTGGTTTAAAAAACGCCATAAAGTACACAAACACGACAAGGCCGTCTGAAATGTGGTCTTGGGACATCATCCTTTCCCTGCTCGCCGTCGGCAGCGCAGCGGGCTTTATTGCCGGACTATTCGGCGTAGGCGGTGGCACGTTGATTGTTCCCGTTGTCTTATGGGCGTTGCAGCTGCAAGGCATAGGCGGCCACCCCTATGCCCAGCATCTTGCCATCGGCACTTCCTTTGCCGTAATGGTGTTTACCACCTTCTCCAGCATGTATGCCCAGCATAAAAAACACGCCATCGATTGGGCGACCGTCCGCCGAATGACGCCGGGCATGATACTTGGCGTACTCCTCGGCGCGGTGTCGGCAAAATATATGCCGACGTTGGCTTTGCAAGTTTTCTTTATTGCATTTCTTGCCTTTATCGCACTCAAAACCCTACGCGATTCCAAACCCAAACCTTCACGCACCCTGCCTGCCCTCCCCGGCCTGACAGCCGTCGGCACGCTTTTTGGGGCGGCTTCGAGTTGGGTCGGTATCGGCGGCGGTTCGCTATCCGTTCCATTTCTACTGTATTGCAACTTTCCGGCACACCGCGCCATCGGCACATCTTCAGGTCTGGCATGGCCGATTGCAGTTGCCGGTACCATCGGCTATTTTGCCAACGGTTTGCATATTGCCAACCTGCCTGAAGGCGCGGCAGGCTTTATCTATCTTCCTGCCGTGGCCATATTGAGCGTTGCCACCATCCTCTTTGCTCCGCTCGGCGTAAAAACGGCGCACAAGCTGCCCGCCCGAAAACTCAAAATTGCCTTCGGTATTATGTTGCTGCTGATTGCAGCCAAGATGACTTGGAATTTGATACATTAAATCTTTCTTGTGAAAAGGCCGTCTGAAAATCTTTCAGACGGCCTTTTTGATTGCAAAACAACAAACTAAATAAAACCTTTTTACCTTACCCGATTTGCCCCATTGCAAATACGGCCAAGCGCCATATTGCCCATCCTGCCACCAATAATCCGGCGCACAAACGAACCATACGTTTTTGCAGAAAGGTTTTCAACTGTGCTGCAAATATGCCCATCGCGAGCAGGTTCGGCAAGGTCCCCAATGCAAACGCCAGCATATACAGCCCGCCGTGCAAGGCATTGCCGCTGCCCAAGGCATACAAAGACGCGCTGTACACCAAACCGCAAGGCAGCCAGCCCCAAAGCACGCCCACGCCGAAACAGGCAGGCACCGATTTAATCGGCAGCAATTTGTTCAGCAAAGGATTCAGGCGTTTCCATATCGGTTTGCCGATGCCTTCGATTTTGGTTGCGGCAGTCGAAATACCGGCAAGATACAGACCGAGCAAAAGCAGCAAGACATTGGCGGCAATATACAAACCGTTTTGAACCGCGCGCGTATCGTCCAAGGAAATGCCGACCTGCCCGACCAAACCGACCAACAGGCCGATGACGACATAGCTGCTGATGCGCCCCAAGTTCAACAATACAATCAGCCCGATTCGGTTTAAATGTGGCGGCAGCTGCAAAGCGAATGCGCTGCTCAATCCGCCGCACATGCCGACACAATGCGTTCCGCCAAAAAAGCCGAGCAGAAAAAGCGTAAGAAATGTGATTTCTTGATTCATGGTTTTTAATGATTCAAACGAATGGATGAGGCCGTCTGAAACTTTTCAGACGGCCCTAAGAATTCAGGACAGGCTTTTCCGCCCACCCTCTTCACGCTTTAGAAAAGCAATTAACTGCGTGCGCGTACGTCAAATGCCTGACGCAAACCTTCGCCGATCATGACCAGCAAAAGCAGCATCACCGTCAACGTAGCAACGGCAGACAGGCCGATCCACCACGCGTCCAAGTTGTCTTTGCCTTGCGCCAGCAACTCGCCCAAACTCGCCTGTGAGGCAGGTACGCCCAAGCCCAAGAAGTCCAAACTGGTCAGGGCAAGTACGGCACCGGAAATACGGAAAGGCAGGAAAGCCAATACCGGCGTCAAGCTGTTGGGCAGGATATGGCGCCACATGATTTCACGGTTGCCCACGCCCATCGCGCGCGCCGCCAAAACGTAATCGGTCTGGCGGTTTTTCAAAAACTCGGCACGGACATAGTCGGACAAGCCCATCCAGCCGAAAAGCGACAGCAACACCAGCAAAATCAACAGTCCCGGATTAAAGAACGAAGACAGGATAATCAAGAGGTACAGCTCCGGCATACCGCCCCAAACCTCGATAAAACGCTGCATCAGAAGGTCGGTTTTGCCGCCGAAATAACCCTGCACCGCGCCTGCAACCACGCCGATTACGGTAGTCACCACAGTCAACACCAAGGCAAACAGCAGTGAATCGCGGAAACCGTAAACCAAGCGCGCCAACAGGTCGCGGCCGCGGTCGTCCGTTCCCAAGATATGCCGTTCGGACGGTTTGGCCGGATCGGGTGCCGTATCAAAATCGTTTAAGGTATCGGCATCGTAAGGATTGGGCAGGTAAAGGGCAAAATTGCCGTCTGAAGTAATGTTGTGGCGGATAAGCGGATCCAAATAATCCGCAGGCGTATCGAAATCGCCGCCAAATGCGGTTTCGTTGTATTCGTTTACCAAGGGGAAGAAATACTCGCCCTGATAGCGTATCCACAAAGGTTTGTCGTTGCTCCACAAAGGCGCAAGCAAAGTGACGACAAACAAAACGGCCAAAATCCGCAAAGCCAACCAACCGCGCTTATGCTGCTTAAAGGCTTGCCAAGTAGGGTTTGAAATAGATTTTTTCTTTTTCATGGTTCGAAACATTCTTTAATAATGGGTTGAAGATATTTTCAGACGGCCTTATTTCTGTCCGCCAAAGTGAATACGCGGATCGACCCATGAATAAGAAATATCCGACACCAATTTAGCCAACAACCCCATCAGCGTGAACACATACAGCGTACCCATTACGACAGGATAATCGCGTTTCATCACAGCCTCGTAAGACAACAAACCCAAACCATCCAGCGAGAACAGTGTTTCAATCAACAGGCTGCCGGTAAAGAATGCGCCGATAAATGCGGCCGGGAAACCGGTAATCAAAGGAATCATGGCGTTGCGGAAAATATGTTTCCACAAAATCTGCTTCTCAGGCAAGCCCTTGGCTCGCGCGGTATAAACATATTGACGGCGGATTTCTTCAAGGAACACATTTTTTGTCAATACGGTCATTACCGCCAAATTGCCTGCCACCGAAGCGGTAATCGGCAAGGCCATATGCCACAAATAATCTTTGACTTTACCGGCCCAAGAGAGCGTATCGAAATCATCACCGACCAAGCCGCCCTGCGGGAACCAGGCAAAAAAGCTGCCGCCGCCAAACAACACCAGCAACACCAAACCCAAGACAAACGGCGGTACGGTATAGCCGACCAAAATGATCATACCCGTAATCGTATCGAAACGGCTGCCATCCCTGACCGCCTTGGCAATACCCAACGGAATACATATCAAATAAGTTAGGAAAAACGTCCACAAACCCAAACTCATCGATACTGGCATTTTCTCTTTCACCAATTCAAACACAGTTTGGTGATGGAAAAAGCTCTCGCCCAAATCGAAACGGGCGAATTTCCATACCATATCGGCAAAACGCGTCAAAGGCGGCTTGTCGAAACCGTATAAAGCATTCAACGCGGCCAAATCTTCCGCGCTGATGCGGTTGCCGTTTTTGGCCAAAGTTCCGGGCATACTGTGTCCCGCCGTTTCACCGCCAACCGCACCCTGCGTCAGCTGCTGAACCATCTGCTCCACCGGGCCGCCGGGAACAAACTGAATCACGGCGAAGGTAATCGCCAAAATCCCCAACAGCGTGGGAATCAAAAGGAGCAAACGTTGAAAAATATAACGCCACATGGTTAAGTGTTCCTCTATTTCTTTGATTTGAAGGCCGTCTGAAACCGCTGACTTCAGACGACATATAGTAACGGATTAATAAGCGTTTGGCCGATGATTTACTTCTCCAACGCCTCCTGCAATTTCTTCTCAATCAAATCCGCATCAAACGATTTGGCAATCAGCTCAAAGCGGGAATCACGGCGCCATGAAACTTGGTTTGCGCCCCATTGACCGTCCACCCAGTTCAGCCATACCCATGTACCGAGGACTTGGAACACGCCTTTGGCACGCACGAGGCCGTCTGTAAATTTAGGCAGGTCGTTGAAGAAATCGGTCAGCTTTTCGCCGTCGAAATCACGTCCGGCAGGGAAAGTGAAACCTTGGGACTGGAAGCCCATGGTGTTGTCTGGCAGGGCTTTGAGACGATAGCGCGATTTTTCGACAACGGGAATATCAAGCCATTGGATGTCGAGTTGCGCATTTTGGACTTCAACCACTTTGGCTTTGGGCGGGAACAGCTTGGCTGCTTTATCGTGAAATTCGGCAAGCTGCTCCGGCGTGCACAAGTCGGTTTTGCTGGCGACCAATACGTCGCAAATGCCGATTTGGTCTTTATATAAGGCTTGTTGCGCGTAATCGGGATTAATGAATTGGCGCGGATCGACAACAGTAAAGACGGCGCCGATTTCCAGCATACTGTCGAGCGGTTTGGCTTTCAGTTCGTCGATAACGCTAGCGGCGTGCGCCAGGCCGCTGGCTTCAATCATCAAGCGGTCTGGTTGGGCATCGCGCAGCATTTTTTGTACGGTCGTACCCATTTGCGCGCCGGCAGTACAGCACAAACAGCCGCCGGCGATTTCTGCCACGGGGATGCCGTTGTCGCTCAAGACGGCGCCGTCAATGCCGATTTCGCCAAATTCGTTGACGATGATGACCCATTTTTCATTCGGGTCTTTTTGTGCCATTAGACTTTTAAGGGCGGTGGTTTTGCCTGTTCCGAGGAAGCCTGAAATCAGGTGGACTTTAGTCTTTTTTACTTCTGACATTTTTTACAAATTCCTGTTAAAACAACATGTTCTTCTTTTAATGAGAAACCGGTTTCAGCCACGCCTGCACGCAAGGCTGCCCATTCTTGGCTCAAGGTCTGCTCGTCTGCCGTACCGCATTCGGTGCAAACCAAAATAAACGCGCTGTGGTGCGCTTCGGCTTCTTCGTGGTCATGGCAATGGTCATTGCACTCGTGCTGCGCGTGGCTGCACAGAATATAGCCGTTGACTGCCGCCACTTTGTGCAAAACGCCCTGCTCCGCCCAAAAATCAAGGGCGCGGTAGGCCGTCGGCGGCGCAACCACGCCCTCGCTTTGCTGCTGCATCTGCGACAGAACGTTGTAGGCTTTAATCACGCCGCTTTGTTTCAAAACAATATCAAGCACTTGCTCGCGCAAAGCGGTTACCTGCACGCCATCGCGCTGCGCTTGTTCTAAGATTTTTTGTTTGATTACGTTCATAACTGAAACAGCCTTTCAGACGGCCTTGTTAATAAAAAATTACATTATAACGTGTTTGTTCAATTTCAGATAACAAAGAGGCCGTCTGAAACGTTCAGACGGCCTGATGCCGATTACTTAAACCAAGATTTAATTTTTCCAAACAAAGACATACTTTGTTTTTCAAACGTTTCTTCCTTCACCGGAGCAGGCTCATCGCGGTAAACTTTCATGCCTGCAAAGGTCTGGGCAACCGGCATGATTTCGATGGAATTGACGTTCATCCGCGCCGGACGCTGATAGAGCCATAAAGCGGTATCAGCAATATCTTGCGGCTGGATAAACTCGACATTCTCATAAACCTCGGCCGCACGCTGATCGTCGCCTTTGAAACGGACATTGGAAAACTCGGTATCGCCGCACAAACCCGGTTCGATATTGGTAATGCGGATATTTTTATCTGCCAATTCGGCGCGCAGATTCATACTGAATTGGCGCACAAAAGCCTTAGTTGCACCATAGACATTACTGCCGGAATAAGCATAACTGCCGGCAATCGAACCTAAATTGATGATGTAGCCCTGTTTGCGCGCTACCATTTGCGGCAAAATCTGGCGGGTTAGAAAAATCAGGCCGATGATATTGGTTTGAATCATGGTTTCCCAATCGCCAAAATCGGCTTTATCAGCGGAATCCAGACCTAAAGCCAAACCGGCGTTGTTGATCAGGCAATCGATTTCAGCTAAATGCTCAGGCAGGCTGTTTAAAGCGTTTTGAATTGACTCCGTACGAGAAACATCCATTTCCAAAGGGTAAAACTGCTCGCCCAATTCCTCTGCCAACTGCTGCAATTTGTCTTCGCGCCGTGCCGCGCCAATGACATGATAGCCTGCCGCAACAAAAGTACGGCACATTGCCGCGCCGAATCCTGCCGATGCCCCGGTAATCAAAATTGCCATATCGTTTCCTTTCTGTACTCGTTTCAGACTTGGGTTTAAGGTATGATAACGCCTTATCAGACGGCCTGAGAGTTTGGCCGGCTGATTTTAAATTTAACGATAATCATATCATTACAATAGGACACACTCCATATGAAAACCCGTTTTCTCCCTGTTGCTTTGGCAGCAGTGGCGCTTACCCTTTCCGCCTGCGGCGGCAGCAGCGCGCCTTCCCAGCCTAAAGGCCCTATTTCCGAAGACCGTACGGCCGCGTTCAAATCCATGATGCCTGAGTTTACCCGCATGGGCAAAATGGTCAAAGACGAAGAGCCTTACGACGTAGAAAAATTCAAACAAGCCGCCGCAACCTTCGCCGAAAACAGCAAAAAACCGTTCACCCTGTTTGAATCCGACCCTCAAGGCAACGGCCGCGCCCTGCCTGCCATCTGGACAGACACAGCCACATTCAAAGCCGAAGAAGAAAAATTCGTCGCTGCAGTTGAGAAACTCAACGCCGCCGCCCAAACTGGCAAATTGGAAGAAATCAAAGCCGCTTACGGCGAAACCGGTGCAAGCTGCAAATCTTGCCACGACACATTCCGCGGTCCGGAATAAGGCTTAAAGCAATAAAGGCCGTCTGAAATATCATTTTTAGACGGCCTTTTCTTCAACTGCCTTCAAACCTTTCTATATCGACTTTATATTTTGCATTTCATGTTTTTTACCGGTTTCATTTGAAACCGACGGCTCAATTCACATAGCGCAATCAAATTTTCTTCTTCCGGCTGTTTAAATTCAATTAAATCTCCCCTTTTCTCGATCAACCCAATTCAAATTCAGACCTGCTTTATCTTTTCAGCCAGATTAATCATATGCGGTTGGATTATCTCCTGAAACAAGAATCTACTTTATTTTTTAACAAATAAAAACCATTATCAAAATATTTGTAAAGTTTAATAATATGTTATACAGTAGCAGCTTCGTTTCTGAGGTAACTATCATGAATCCGAATTTCAAATTAAATCTACTAACATTATCTTTACTGGCTATAACCAGTATCGCACACGCAGAAGAAGAGTTTTCAACTCAAGAGCTTGATGAAATTCAAGTCAAAGGTAAACACATTGCAAAAGAGAAAAAAGTTTTTACCGAAGGCCAAGCCAAAAGTTCGCGTGAACGCGTTTATCAATCCAGCGAAAACATCGATACCATTGTTCGGAGCATGCCCGGCGTTTTCACCCAACAAGACAAGGGATCGGGGGTATTGGCGGTCAATATCCGTGGCGATAGCGGTTTGGGACGCGTCAATACGATGGTTGACGGCGTAACCCAAACCTTCTATTCCACTTCCGCCGATGCCGGACGCAGCGGCAGCTCCTCACAATTCGGTACGGCACTGGATCCCAATTTTATTGCCGGCGTCGATGTAACCAAAGGCAGTTTCTCGGGTGCCAACGGCATCAATACCTTATCCGGTACAGCCAATTTCCGTACTTTACGGGTAGACGATATGGTACACGGAAACAATACCTTCGGCCTCTTGACCAAAGGATTGACCGGCACAAACAGCACCAAAAGCAACTTTATGGCAACCGGAGCTGTACAAAAATGGTTTGACAGCGGTGCGCGCCTTGGCGCGTTATATGGTTACAGCCACCGTAATGTCGAGCAAAACTATAAAGTGGGCGGCGGCGGTCAGCGTATCGGCAATTTTGGCGAGGAATATCTGGACCGTAAAAAACAAGAATATTTTGAGAGCAACTTATTGAAATTCGACCAAGAACAAAATCTCTGGGTTCGTGACTTTTCCAAACGCAATGCGGTCGGTAAAAGCTATTGGGACTACCCTTTCTCCAAAAAATATAACGATCCTGAGGTTTTGCAAAGAGATTATGTCGATGACTTGGAAAGAAGCTGGAAAGAGAATTTGGCACCGCAATGGGATCTGACACCTATCGACCCTACCAGCCTGCAACAACGCTCAAACAGCCATTTGGTCAAAGTGGAATACGAAAACGACAACAACAAGCTGGATCTTCAGCTTCGTACCATGAACAACCGTATCGGCAGCCGCAAAGTAGAAAACCGCAACTATCAAGCCAATTACAACTTAAACATTGGCGATTATGTCGATTTAAACGTGTTGGCCGCCCATAATTTGGGAAAACAAAAATATCCGAAAAACTCACGTTTTTCAGGATGGGGGCTGCTTGATTATTTAGAAACCAAAAACACAGCCAATCTTTTGGACATCAACAACAGCTTTTCTTTCAAACTTCCCCAAAAAACAGATTTAAAAGCTACTGTCGGTTTCAATTTCTTTAAAAACCAATACAGTAAAAACCGTTTTCCGGAAGAGCTGAGCCTATTTTACGACGGCCCGGATCAAGATGCCGGCCTGTACAGCTTTTTAGGCCGCTTCAAAGGCGACAAAGGAATATTTCCTCAGAAATCAACCATATTGCAACCTTCAGGCCAGCAAAAATTCAATACGTTCTATTTTGATACTTCCTTGAAAAAAGGCATTTATCAATTGAATTACAGCGCCAATATGGTCAACTACCGCTACAAGGGCGAATATACCGACTACTTCAATACCCAAGAAGACTTTAAAAAAGCATTTGGAGAAGATTCTGAAATTTATAAACAGCATTGCACGCCAAGCTGCGACCTTTACGAACCGGTTTATACCAAATCCGGTAAAAAGCATGCGGTAAACCATTCGGTGGCATTAAACATCAATGTCAACGACTACTTTATGCCGTTTATCAGCTATTCGCGTACGCATAGAATGCCAAATATTCAAGAAATGTATTTTTCACAAATCGGCGACTCAGGCGTCAATACCGCCCTCAAACCGGAACAGGCCAATACTTATCAAATAGGCTTCAATACCTTCAAAAAAGGGATTTTCAAGCCGGACGATGTATTGGGTTTCAAACTGGTCGCCTATCGCAGCAGAATCAACAACTATATCCACAATGTTTATGGCAAATGGTGGGATTTGGATAAAGCACCCAGCTGGGTAACCAGCACCGGCCTGCAATACTCTATCCAGCATCGAAACTACGCCAAACCTGTCCATAAAAATGGTTTGGAAGTGGAAATGAACTATGATTTCGGCCGCTTTTTTACCACCCTGTCTTACGCCTATCAAAAAACCAACCAGCCGACCAATTATAGCGATGCCAGCGAATCGCCCCGCAACTCTTCTAAAGAAGACCAAATCAAACAAGGCTACGGCTTAAGCAAAATTTCCCGCTTACCCCGAGATTACGGTCGGTTTGAATTGGGCTCACGTTGGTTGGGCAACAAATTGACCATCGGCGGCATTATGCGCTATTACAGCAAAAGTACACGGGCGACGACTGAGGAGGAATTTGTTGACGGTACAACCGGCGCCAATACCTACTCTTCACACCAAATGGGCAGAAGGGTGATCAAAAAAACAGAAAGCATCAACAGACAGCCGATGATTTTTGATTTCTATGCCAATTATGAACCGAAGAAAAACCTTATCCTTCGTTTCGACATTCAAAATGCGTTCAATAAACGCTATATCGACCCTTTGGATGCTGCAAACGATGCCGCAACCCAGCGCTATTTCAGTGTATTTGAAAGAAAAGGTGGTTTAGATGATGAGGAAGTCGAATGTGATGCCAACGGTTTATGCAACGGCAAATATGGCGGCACGACACGCTCCGTCTTGAACAACTACGCACGAGGCAGGACTTTGCTGTTTACCATCAGTTATAAGTTCTAAACCTATCTATCAGTATTCTTAATATTGCACTGATTAAAAAGCCGACAAACACAATGTTTACCGGCTTTTCTCAATATATTCTCAAAATTTTCTTCATCTATACACAACAAAAAACCTGCCCTTTCGGGCAGGTTTTCAATAATGACGGATTACAGGCCGCTCAGACGGGCAGTATCGTGTGCAATCATCAATTCTTCATTGGTAGGAATCACAACGGCAACAGCTTTGCTGTCGGTAGTGGTAATCACACCGGCATTGCCGAAGCGGGCTTTCAGGTTGGCTTCTTGGTCAATGTGCAGACCGAGGAAGCCCAAGTAACCCAATACGCGTTCGCGGATGATGTCGGAGTTTTCACCGATACCGCCGGTGAAGACCAATGCGTCCAAACCGCCTGCCGCTACTGTCATGCTGCCAATGTATTTAGCCAAGCGGTAGATGAAGATTTCTAGAGCCAGTTTGGCACCTGCGTGGCCGTTGGCAGCTTCTTCTTCGATGGTACGGCAGTCATTGGACAAACCTGAAATACCGAGCAGACCTGATTTTTTGTTCAGCATTTCGGTGATTTGGGCGATGGTCATGTTGGCATTTTCAGCCAAGAAGCTGAACACTGCGGGATCGATGTCGCCGCTGCGGGTACCCATTACCAAACCTTCCAGCGGGGTCAGGCCCATGCTGGTATCGCGTGATTCGCCGTTGGCGACGGCGGTAATAGATGCGCCGTTACCCAAGTGGGCAATCACCATGCGCAGGTCTTTTTTGTCTTTGCCGAGGAAACGGGCGGTTTCATCGGAAACGTAGCGGTAACTGGTACCGTGCGCGCCGTAACGACGCAAGCCGTATTTTTCATACAGTTCATGTGGAATAGCGTAGGTGTAGGCATGTTCCGGCATGGTTTGGTGGAAGGCGGTGTCGAATACGACAACGTTAGGCAGACCTTTGAAGATGCTTTGTGCGGCACGCAGACCCAAGAGGTGCGCAGGGTTGTGCAGGGGAGCGAGCGGGATACATTTTTCGATGCCAGCGATAACTTCGTCGTCAACGAGGATGGATTCGCTGTACAGTTCGCCGCCGCTGACGACGCGGTGACCGATGGCGCCGATGCGGCTGTCGAGACCGTGGGCTTTGAGTTCTTCCATCAGGGCTTCAACTGCGCCGGTGTGGTCAGGCTTGGCAGATAGGTCGACTTTATGTTTTTCGCCGTTGAATTTAAAGGTGATGTAGGCATCAGGCAGATTGAGCTTTTCTGCCAGGCAGCTCAGCAATACTTCGCCGCTGTCGTTATCCAATACGGCACCTTTGAGGGAAGAGCTACCGCAGTTCAAAACCAAGATTAATTTTTGTGACATTTTTATGCTCCTTGAGGTTTCAGACGGCATTTTTTGTCGGGGCCTGACTGCTGCTCCGGCTATGTTGCACCCCTTGTGGGACGTAGTGGGTAGCGGTCTGAACAGATTAACAAAGTAAACGTCGTATTCTAACAAAAAATGTAATCGGCTGCTTGACTTAATATTTGATGTAAAATGGACGGAATTTTATTTTAAGCCGTCTGAAAAAATGACGGCGTTTTTGAAGATTTCCCGATATGCATTATTTCAGTATCCACACTCAAGACGGCGAACACGCCGGATTTTTTATTATGTTAGCAGATGATGAATCGCAAAATCCGCCGCAAAGCGGACGCTTCGCAATCAAGCTGCAAAGCGAAGACGCAGCCGAAGCAGCGGTATTGTCGCCTTTTGAGCAAACCGATATCCCACAATACTGGCGCGTGGTTAAAGACCGTATCGAATTGTTTTTTGATGATAAAAATATCGGTGCGTTGCGCAACGAATATCTGACCATCAACGGTAAAACCTTTATCCTGACCGATTTGACCGGAGCGATGTAATGGAAAGTATGTTTATCCTTGTCCCCATCAGCATTATTTTGGCCTTTATCATCGGCTGGTTTTTCTGGTGGTCGGGTAAAAACGGACAGTTTGACGACCTTGAAGGACCTGCGCACCGCATTTTGATGGACGACGACTCCACTGAAAAACTGATCGAAAAAGACGAAGACAAAGAATCCAAACGATGAGCCTTAAAAAAGACAATCTGAATTTCCACACGACCCGCCGTTTTGCGCCGCTCTTTGGGACGCAGTTTTTGGGCGCGTTGAACGATAATATGTTCAAAACCGCATTATTCGTGATGATCAGTTTTTACGGTTTGGGTAAAAACGACTTTCTGCCGCCCAGCCAAATGCTGAATTTGGGTGCGATGCTGTTTATCCTGCCCTACTTCCTGTTTTCCGCGCTGTCAGGACAACTGAGCAACAAATTCGATAAAGCCGTTTTGGCGCGTTGGATCAAGCTGTTGGAAATCATCATCATGGCAGTGGCGGCGTATGGCTTCTACATCCAATCCGCGCCTTTGCTTTTAATCTGCCTGTTTTGCATGGGTACGCAATCGACCTTGTTCGGCCCTCTGAAATATGCCATTTTGCCCGATTACCTCAACGACAAAGAGCTGATTATGGGCAACAGCCTGATTGAATCGGGTACGTTTATCGCCATTTTACTCGGCCAAATTTTGGGCACTGCAGTCGCAGGCGTTCCGCCGTATATTGTCGGCGGTTTAGTATTATTGGTCGCCATCGGCGGCACGATGACCAGCCTGTTTATGCCGTCTGTACCCGCTAAAATGCCGGACACAAAAATCGAATGGAACATCATCAAAGGTACGAATTCACTGATTCGTGAAGCGGCGGCCAATCGTCCCGTATTTACTTCCATCATCGGTATTTCATGGTTTTGGTTTGTCGGCTCGGTTTATACCACCCAACTGCCGACGTTCACGCAAATCCATTTGGGCGGCAACGATAATGTGTTCAACCTGATGTTGGCGCTGTTCTCCATCGGCATCGCTATCGGCTCGGTATTATGCGCCAAACTCAGCCACGAACGCCTGATTTTGGGCTTGGTTACCATCGGCACTCTGGGACTGACCGTCTGTGGATTATTGCTGGTGTGGCTGACCCAAGGCCAACGCTTTACCGAATTAAACGGCATTATCTGGTTTTTATCGCAAGCCCAAGCGTATCCGATTATGCTCGTGATGTCGACCATCGGCTTTTTCGGCGGCTTCTTCTCCGTACCGCTCTACACTTGGCTGCAAACTGCCAGCAGCGAAACATTCCGCGCCCACGCCGTCGCTGCCAACAACATCATCAACGGCGTGTTTATGGTATCGGCTGCCATTCTGAGCGCGGTTTTGCTGATGTTGTTT
This region of Neisseria subflava genomic DNA includes:
- a CDS encoding c-type cytochrome, coding for MKTRFLPVALAAVALTLSACGGSSAPSQPKGPISEDRTAAFKSMMPEFTRMGKMVKDEEPYDVEKFKQAAATFAENSKKPFTLFESDPQGNGRALPAIWTDTATFKAEEEKFVAAVEKLNAAAQTGKLEEIKAAYGETGASCKSCHDTFRGPE
- a CDS encoding SDR family oxidoreductase, coding for MAILITGASAGFGAAMCRTFVAAGYHVIGAARREDKLQQLAEELGEQFYPLEMDVSRTESIQNALNSLPEHLAEIDCLINNAGLALGLDSADKADFGDWETMIQTNIIGLIFLTRQILPQMVARKQGYIINLGSIAGSYAYSGSNVYGATKAFVRQFSMNLRAELADKNIRITNIEPGLCGDTEFSNVRFKGDDQRAAEVYENVEFIQPQDIADTALWLYQRPARMNVNSIEIMPVAQTFAGMKVYRDEPAPVKEETFEKQSMSLFGKIKSWFK
- a CDS encoding acetate kinase is translated as MSQKLILVLNCGSSSLKGAVLDNDSGEVLLSCLAEKLNLPDAYITFKFNGEKHKVDLSAKPDHTGAVEALMEELKAHGLDSRIGAIGHRVVSGGELYSESILVDDEVIAGIEKCIPLAPLHNPAHLLGLRAAQSIFKGLPNVVVFDTAFHQTMPEHAYTYAIPHELYEKYGLRRYGAHGTSYRYVSDETARFLGKDKKDLRMVIAHLGNGASITAVANGESRDTSMGLTPLEGLVMGTRSGDIDPAVFSFLAENANMTIAQITEMLNKKSGLLGISGLSNDCRTIEEEAANGHAGAKLALEIFIYRLAKYIGSMTVAAGGLDALVFTGGIGENSDIIRERVLGYLGFLGLHIDQEANLKARFGNAGVITTTDSKAVAVVIPTNEELMIAHDTARLSGL
- a CDS encoding HLGFF motif protein gives rise to the protein MHYFSIHTQDGEHAGFFIMLADDESQNPPQSGRFAIKLQSEDAAEAAVLSPFEQTDIPQYWRVVKDRIELFFDDKNIGALRNEYLTINGKTFILTDLTGAM
- the ccoS gene encoding cbb3-type cytochrome oxidase assembly protein CcoS yields the protein MESMFILVPISIILAFIIGWFFWWSGKNGQFDDLEGPAHRILMDDDSTEKLIEKDEDKESKR
- a CDS encoding TonB-dependent receptor domain-containing protein translates to MNPNFKLNLLTLSLLAITSIAHAEEEFSTQELDEIQVKGKHIAKEKKVFTEGQAKSSRERVYQSSENIDTIVRSMPGVFTQQDKGSGVLAVNIRGDSGLGRVNTMVDGVTQTFYSTSADAGRSGSSSQFGTALDPNFIAGVDVTKGSFSGANGINTLSGTANFRTLRVDDMVHGNNTFGLLTKGLTGTNSTKSNFMATGAVQKWFDSGARLGALYGYSHRNVEQNYKVGGGGQRIGNFGEEYLDRKKQEYFESNLLKFDQEQNLWVRDFSKRNAVGKSYWDYPFSKKYNDPEVLQRDYVDDLERSWKENLAPQWDLTPIDPTSLQQRSNSHLVKVEYENDNNKLDLQLRTMNNRIGSRKVENRNYQANYNLNIGDYVDLNVLAAHNLGKQKYPKNSRFSGWGLLDYLETKNTANLLDINNSFSFKLPQKTDLKATVGFNFFKNQYSKNRFPEELSLFYDGPDQDAGLYSFLGRFKGDKGIFPQKSTILQPSGQQKFNTFYFDTSLKKGIYQLNYSANMVNYRYKGEYTDYFNTQEDFKKAFGEDSEIYKQHCTPSCDLYEPVYTKSGKKHAVNHSVALNINVNDYFMPFISYSRTHRMPNIQEMYFSQIGDSGVNTALKPEQANTYQIGFNTFKKGIFKPDDVLGFKLVAYRSRINNYIHNVYGKWWDLDKAPSWVTSTGLQYSIQHRNYAKPVHKNGLEVEMNYDFGRFFTTLSYAYQKTNQPTNYSDASESPRNSSKEDQIKQGYGLSKISRLPRDYGRFELGSRWLGNKLTIGGIMRYYSKSTRATTEEEFVDGTTGANTYSSHQMGRRVIKKTESINRQPMIFDFYANYEPKKNLILRFDIQNAFNKRYIDPLDAANDAATQRYFSVFERKGGLDDEEVECDANGLCNGKYGGTTRSVLNNYARGRTLLFTISYKF